A part of Haloarchaeobius sp. HME9146 genomic DNA contains:
- a CDS encoding 50S ribosomal protein L16: MSDKPASMYREISKPAYTRREYITGIPGSKIAQHKMGDTASDPDDWPVQISLVLEEECQIRHGSMEASRLSANRHLIKELGEGNYYMILRKFPHHVLRENKQATGAGADRVSDGMRQAFGKVVGTAARIQRGERLFTCWCTVEQAPVVKDAFRRAYNKISPPCRVVVERGEEKLIA, encoded by the coding sequence ATGTCGGACAAACCTGCCTCGATGTACCGGGAGATTTCCAAGCCCGCGTACACCCGACGCGAGTACATCACGGGAATCCCTGGCTCGAAGATCGCACAGCACAAGATGGGCGACACCGCCTCTGATCCCGACGACTGGCCGGTCCAGATCAGCCTCGTCCTCGAGGAGGAGTGCCAGATCCGCCACGGCTCGATGGAGGCGTCCCGTCTGTCCGCGAACCGTCACCTCATCAAGGAGCTCGGTGAGGGCAACTACTACATGATTCTGCGGAAGTTCCCGCACCACGTCCTGCGCGAGAACAAGCAGGCAACTGGTGCTGGTGCAGACCGTGTTTCTGACGGGATGCGCCAGGCGTTCGGGAAGGTCGTCGGTACGGCCGCCCGCATCCAGCGAGGCGAGCGTCTCTTCACCTGCTGGTGTACGGTCGAGCAGGCTCCCGTCGTCAAGGACGCGTTCCGCCGTGCCTACAACAAGATCTCGCCGCCGTGCCGTGTCGTCGTCGAACGCGGCGAAGAGAAGCTCATCGCGTAA
- a CDS encoding ABC transporter permease, translating into MSRLAFIGRRLGFSILAAYAVMTVSFFVVAVMPDPNVGLAAWTAKGDPDEAANAVVEAKNLNDPLLDRYLQWVVDLTTFDWGRSIGGFGRPGEPVIELLQSVIPVTLAYLVPALLISTTLALALGSYVALNPESRVATSISSVGYLGLGVPSFFVAELLLFAANEQFDWLTVAFPRRIDLVDPVSLWPYLIPATVLATGLAAGQLRYVRAESSELLGRDFVKLVESKGAGDLRVIRHVLANAALPLLSLFFADMVSTMVVQVFVIEFVFGLQGIGTLTLQAVSDRNMPVIIGTTMAIAYAGIGANFLQDVAYAWFDPRADFE; encoded by the coding sequence ATGAGCAGGCTCGCCTTCATCGGCCGCCGACTCGGTTTCTCGATACTTGCCGCGTACGCGGTGATGACCGTCTCGTTCTTCGTCGTCGCGGTCATGCCGGACCCGAACGTCGGGCTCGCGGCGTGGACCGCGAAGGGGGACCCGGACGAAGCCGCGAACGCCGTCGTCGAGGCCAAGAACCTGAACGACCCGCTCCTCGACCGGTACCTCCAGTGGGTCGTCGACCTGACGACGTTCGACTGGGGACGCTCCATCGGGGGGTTCGGTCGCCCCGGTGAACCAGTGATAGAACTGCTTCAGTCCGTGATTCCGGTCACGCTCGCGTATCTCGTGCCGGCACTGCTCATCTCGACCACGCTGGCGCTCGCGCTCGGGTCGTACGTCGCGCTCAACCCCGAATCGCGGGTCGCCACGAGCATCTCGTCGGTCGGCTATCTCGGACTGGGCGTCCCCAGTTTCTTCGTGGCGGAACTGCTGTTGTTCGCCGCGAACGAGCAGTTCGACTGGCTGACGGTCGCGTTCCCCCGCCGAATCGACCTCGTGGACCCGGTCTCGCTGTGGCCGTACCTGATTCCGGCGACGGTGCTCGCCACCGGACTCGCGGCCGGCCAGCTGCGCTACGTCCGGGCGGAATCGAGCGAACTGCTCGGGCGTGATTTCGTCAAGCTCGTCGAGTCGAAAGGCGCTGGCGACCTCCGGGTCATCAGGCACGTGCTCGCGAACGCCGCCCTCCCGCTCCTGTCGCTGTTCTTTGCGGACATGGTCTCGACCATGGTCGTCCAGGTGTTCGTCATCGAGTTCGTCTTCGGGCTTCAGGGCATCGGGACCCTCACCCTCCAGGCCGTCAGCGACCGGAACATGCCGGTCATCATCGGCACCACGATGGCCATCGCGTACGCCGGTATCGGGGCGAACTTCCTCCAGGACGTCGCCTACGCCTGGTTCGACCCGCGTGCCGACTTCGAATGA
- a CDS encoding uracil-xanthine permease family protein, translating to MTSQGADDAATAEADGGSSFVEYGIEDEPPLSTSVLLGVQHYLTMVGANIAVPLILAGAMGMPAEVTAKFVGTFFVVSGIATLAQTTFGNRYPIVQGAPFSMLAPALAIVATAPALPGSAPWESKLLFLQGAIIAAAVTEVFIGYLGIVGRLRRLLSPVVVAPTIALIGLSLFNVPQITSATQNWWLLGLTVGLVVLFSQYLGDGHRVFQLFPVLLAIVIAWVVAAVLSVTGVYVDGTPGYVDLAAVTDVSLVFAIYPLQWGMPQFEAAFAIGMFAGVLASIIESFGDYHAVARLTGTGAPSESRINHGIGMEGLMNVFAGIMGAGGSTSYSENIGAIGLTGVASRRVVQAGAAVMLVVGFFGPFGQLVATIPNPIVGGLFVAMFGQIVAVGLSNLKYVDLDSSRNVFVIGIALFTGLSIPRYMTNVGGVEAFAEGLASVPVLGGALTALTDVPVLGLVLGIDTVANTLFVIGGTGMAVGGLIALVLDNTIPGTDEERGVEAWEDITEDESDFSPVWSSADD from the coding sequence ATGACAAGTCAGGGCGCAGACGACGCTGCAACCGCCGAGGCCGATGGCGGGAGCAGTTTCGTCGAATACGGAATCGAGGACGAACCGCCGCTGTCCACGTCGGTACTGCTGGGGGTCCAGCACTACCTGACGATGGTCGGCGCGAACATCGCGGTCCCGCTGATTCTCGCAGGGGCGATGGGGATGCCTGCGGAGGTGACGGCGAAGTTCGTGGGCACCTTCTTCGTGGTCTCGGGTATCGCGACGCTGGCGCAGACGACGTTCGGGAACCGGTACCCCATCGTGCAGGGGGCACCGTTCTCGATGCTCGCGCCGGCGCTGGCCATCGTGGCGACGGCACCTGCCTTACCGGGCAGCGCGCCGTGGGAGAGCAAGCTGCTGTTCCTGCAGGGCGCGATCATCGCGGCGGCAGTGACCGAGGTGTTCATCGGGTACCTCGGCATCGTGGGACGGCTTCGCCGGCTGCTGTCGCCTGTGGTCGTCGCGCCGACCATCGCGCTCATCGGGCTGTCGCTGTTCAACGTCCCGCAGATCACGTCGGCGACCCAGAACTGGTGGCTGCTCGGGCTGACCGTTGGGCTGGTCGTCCTGTTCTCGCAGTATCTCGGTGACGGGCACCGGGTTTTCCAGCTGTTCCCGGTGCTGCTCGCCATCGTCATCGCGTGGGTCGTCGCGGCCGTCCTGAGCGTCACCGGCGTCTACGTCGACGGGACGCCGGGCTACGTCGACCTCGCGGCGGTGACCGACGTGTCGCTCGTCTTCGCCATCTACCCGCTCCAGTGGGGGATGCCGCAGTTCGAGGCCGCGTTCGCCATCGGGATGTTCGCGGGTGTGTTGGCCTCCATCATCGAGAGCTTCGGTGACTACCACGCGGTCGCCCGGCTGACCGGGACCGGTGCTCCGAGCGAGTCCCGCATCAACCACGGCATCGGGATGGAGGGTCTGATGAACGTCTTCGCCGGCATCATGGGCGCTGGCGGGTCGACCTCCTACTCCGAGAACATCGGGGCCATCGGCCTCACCGGCGTGGCCTCCCGGCGCGTCGTGCAGGCCGGGGCCGCCGTGATGCTCGTCGTCGGGTTCTTCGGGCCGTTCGGCCAGCTCGTCGCGACCATCCCGAACCCCATCGTGGGTGGCCTGTTCGTCGCGATGTTCGGGCAGATCGTCGCGGTCGGCCTCTCGAACCTGAAGTACGTCGACCTCGACTCCTCGCGTAACGTGTTCGTCATCGGCATCGCCCTGTTCACCGGACTGTCGATTCCGCGCTACATGACCAACGTCGGCGGCGTCGAGGCGTTCGCCGAGGGGCTCGCGAGCGTGCCGGTCCTCGGGGGTGCTCTCACGGCCCTCACCGACGTGCCAGTGCTCGGGCTCGTGCTTGGAATCGACACGGTCGCGAACACGCTGTTCGTCATCGGCGGTACCGGGATGGCCGTCGGTGGGCTCATCGCGCTCGTGCTGGACAACACGATTCCTGGCACGGACGAGGAACGCGGCGTCGAGGCCTGGGAAGACATCACCGAGGACGAGAGCGACTTCTCGCCGGTCTGGTCGAGCGCGGACGACTGA
- a CDS encoding ABC transporter permease has translation MTEAETETETFETIDWDTLDGSVSLLSPRLLAFLAGAALVGAAFLYDYFVLPASKPTIHAVGSRVDLGFFLVTPFTWDFVQTDWLFVLSLWVVLLFAGLPLARSAQVRNRYWRIIRHRPLALASLVYLSLVVVAGFVGPLFWQASINLPHQFQPPAFLWGPARLADPCLGVETADRCYGTLRYPLGTSPYGKNMIPLLFSGAHVAVKVALITGTIIVPVATVVGAVAGYFGGRVDTLLMSYVDVQQTIPAFVAYLVLSYWGRSLFLFVAVFGLLSWGGLARLVRSEAIQCREDAYVLAARSAGTSDLTILAKHVIPNVANAAVVGLTRLIPTIILIEAAISYMDMNDIMILSWGEIAAQGINTFSGQFPYVYWVTLWPVVALALTVVAASILGDAVRDGLDPKNSG, from the coding sequence ATGACCGAGGCGGAGACGGAGACCGAGACGTTCGAGACCATCGACTGGGACACGCTCGACGGCAGCGTCTCGCTCCTGTCGCCCCGACTTCTGGCCTTCCTCGCCGGGGCCGCGCTCGTCGGAGCCGCGTTCCTCTACGACTACTTCGTCCTCCCGGCGAGCAAGCCGACGATCCACGCCGTCGGCTCGCGCGTCGACCTCGGGTTCTTCCTCGTGACGCCGTTCACCTGGGACTTCGTCCAGACCGACTGGCTCTTCGTGCTGTCGCTCTGGGTCGTGCTGCTGTTCGCGGGCCTGCCCCTCGCCCGGTCGGCACAGGTCCGCAACCGCTACTGGCGCATCATCAGGCATCGCCCCCTCGCGCTTGCGAGTCTCGTGTACCTCTCGCTCGTCGTCGTCGCCGGCTTCGTCGGCCCCCTGTTCTGGCAGGCGAGCATCAACCTGCCCCACCAGTTCCAGCCGCCGGCGTTCCTCTGGGGCCCGGCTCGCCTGGCGGACCCCTGTCTCGGCGTCGAGACGGCCGACCGCTGTTACGGCACCTTGCGCTACCCGCTCGGGACCAGCCCGTACGGGAAGAACATGATTCCGCTGCTGTTCTCCGGTGCCCACGTCGCGGTCAAGGTCGCGCTCATCACCGGCACCATCATCGTCCCCGTCGCGACCGTGGTCGGTGCCGTCGCTGGCTACTTCGGCGGGCGGGTCGACACCCTGCTGATGAGCTACGTCGACGTCCAGCAGACCATCCCGGCGTTCGTCGCCTACCTCGTGCTCTCGTACTGGGGGCGCTCCCTGTTCCTGTTCGTCGCGGTGTTCGGACTGCTCTCGTGGGGCGGACTCGCCAGGCTGGTTCGCTCGGAGGCCATCCAGTGCCGCGAAGACGCCTACGTCCTCGCCGCCAGGAGCGCCGGCACCTCGGACCTCACCATCCTCGCGAAACACGTCATCCCGAACGTGGCGAACGCCGCCGTCGTCGGGCTCACCCGGCTGATTCCGACCATCATCCTCATCGAGGCCGCCATCTCCTACATGGACATGAACGACATCATGATACTCTCGTGGGGCGAGATCGCCGCCCAGGGTATCAACACCTTCAGCGGCCAGTTCCCCTACGTGTACTGGGTCACGCTCTGGCCGGTCGTCGCCCTGGCCCTGACGGTGGTCGCGGCGTCGATACTCGGCGACGCGGTTCGTGACGGCCTCGACCCGAAAAACAGCGGCTGA
- a CDS encoding signal peptidase I, translating to MTRKDSNDRRWLIGGSLRTAINVVALLLLLVVVIPFIIYAVPQVAGGDQSYVVLTGSMEPAISPGDVVIVTHVDPTTIEVGDVIIYERANMNVPTTHRVVERTTTETGDIAFVTKGDANEDTDSGLVTTGAVIGEISLTLPKVGYVIQFVNSETGFLALVLVPFGLLILTEIWSLIGTGLLGRKEQDGDAEANEPVVTAAEENTSGGGSAGDVATATAGGATAAAAIEDEEEALTFTRDELRIGLGVTGLLVLYSGVMLWLVYSRMLGFQQFLTVSMMGFVASIGLLVLLGSFWRQWPEATEEARSVTDGGVTMADEDERRAVMTAPVKSPEDSSSVGGDSDD from the coding sequence ATGACACGAAAGGATTCAAACGACCGGCGATGGCTGATTGGGGGGTCGCTACGGACGGCGATAAACGTCGTCGCACTGCTGCTACTCCTGGTAGTAGTCATCCCCTTCATCATCTATGCGGTTCCGCAGGTCGCCGGCGGCGACCAGAGTTACGTGGTACTGACGGGGAGCATGGAGCCAGCGATCAGCCCCGGTGACGTCGTCATCGTCACGCACGTCGACCCGACCACCATCGAGGTCGGCGACGTCATCATCTACGAGCGGGCGAACATGAACGTCCCGACGACCCACCGGGTCGTCGAACGGACCACGACAGAGACTGGAGACATCGCGTTCGTCACCAAGGGTGACGCCAACGAGGACACCGACAGCGGGCTCGTGACGACGGGTGCCGTCATCGGTGAGATCTCGCTGACGCTCCCCAAGGTCGGCTACGTCATCCAGTTCGTCAACTCCGAGACGGGGTTCCTGGCGCTCGTGCTGGTTCCGTTCGGCCTGCTCATCCTGACCGAGATCTGGTCGCTCATCGGCACCGGACTCCTCGGCCGGAAGGAACAGGACGGTGACGCAGAAGCGAACGAACCGGTAGTGACCGCTGCCGAGGAGAACACGTCCGGTGGTGGCTCAGCCGGCGACGTCGCGACCGCCACTGCAGGTGGTGCGACCGCAGCAGCAGCCATCGAGGACGAGGAAGAGGCCCTCACGTTCACCCGGGACGAACTGCGCATCGGGCTCGGCGTCACGGGCTTACTCGTGCTCTACTCGGGCGTCATGCTCTGGCTGGTCTACAGCCGGATGCTGGGCTTCCAGCAGTTCCTCACGGTCAGCATGATGGGCTTCGTCGCCTCCATCGGCCTGCTCGTGCTGCTCGGGAGCTTCTGGCGACAGTGGCCCGAGGCGACGGAGGAAGCACGCTCGGTCACCGACGGCGGTGTGACGATGGCGGACGAGGACGAGCGACGGGCTGTCATGACCGCACCGGTCAAGTCGCCCGAGGACTCCTCCTCCGTCGGCGGAGACAGCGATGACTGA
- a CDS encoding histidine kinase N-terminal 7TM domain-containing protein codes for MRPAELRRGLASVLTTETLSGETIPNALTSMPFEQLAYVGLLVFSMVVLAALGSHALRTARGRPDHRRTLLLFGLFMFGSAFWSGTYSLQLAATDESTKLFWLSLSNVGAVIVPGAWLLFALSYVGKDRWLRPWTTLLLVIEPLVVVGVLALGQSDLFWYNTGVVEEPFPLLTRELGPLFQVHAMYSYLLILFGTAVLVQWARRKQGVYRGQAALLITGSAVPTVFNVAFLVGFGPANVNLTAPLFVFSGLAFWTAIARYRLLDVVPVARESVIENMRDGYLVIDDQGRIVDTNPAATRLLRDSSLVGDRIDSVLPAAAGLLAALRDGDTDDADDRTELVIGDDHDRRYVDMSVSPLGTETGSSLVVLRDITDRRSTERRFKTLIENSSDLVTVVNEDGVIEYQSPSTEQLLGYDPEAMTGANALTYVHPADREELAAVFEAGLNEDEYTARTEYRVRHTDGEWRTYEALSRNLLDDPAVEGVVINSRDITERKRRERELAETNERLDQFASVVSHDLRNPLNVAQGYVELLDELVDGEADQYVDEVAESHDRMERIIDDVLALARDGTEIAERHPVELTHVARDAWSNVDTAQASLVTRTDSTVPADRSLLVRVFENLFRNSIEHSDEGDLTVVVEDLPDEAGFAVADDGPGIDAAVRDELFEPGVTGSQSGTGLGLAIVERIVEAHDWEIRLADAANGSNARPESTDGGIDGDVVDVEPRPSGARFEILTGD; via the coding sequence ATGCGGCCGGCGGAATTAAGACGGGGCCTTGCTAGTGTTCTGACGACAGAGACGCTGTCCGGTGAGACTATCCCGAACGCTCTGACATCGATGCCGTTCGAGCAACTCGCATACGTGGGTTTGCTCGTGTTCTCAATGGTCGTGTTAGCGGCGCTGGGGAGTCACGCGCTCCGCACAGCCCGCGGCCGACCGGACCACCGGCGGACGTTGCTCCTGTTCGGGCTCTTCATGTTCGGTTCGGCGTTCTGGTCCGGGACGTACTCGCTCCAGCTCGCCGCGACCGACGAAAGCACGAAGCTCTTCTGGCTCTCGCTCTCGAACGTCGGGGCGGTCATCGTTCCGGGGGCGTGGTTGCTGTTCGCGCTCTCGTACGTCGGGAAGGATCGGTGGCTCCGCCCGTGGACGACCCTGTTGCTGGTAATCGAACCGCTCGTCGTCGTGGGTGTGCTGGCGCTCGGCCAGTCCGATCTCTTCTGGTACAACACGGGCGTCGTCGAGGAGCCGTTTCCCCTCCTCACCCGCGAACTCGGCCCGTTGTTTCAGGTACACGCGATGTACTCCTACCTCCTCATCCTGTTCGGGACAGCGGTGCTCGTCCAGTGGGCCCGTCGGAAGCAGGGGGTCTACCGGGGCCAGGCAGCGTTGCTCATCACCGGGTCGGCGGTCCCGACCGTGTTCAACGTTGCGTTCCTGGTCGGGTTCGGTCCGGCAAACGTGAACCTCACGGCACCGCTGTTCGTGTTCTCCGGGCTCGCGTTCTGGACGGCCATCGCCCGCTACCGGCTGCTCGACGTCGTCCCGGTCGCCCGCGAGTCCGTCATCGAGAACATGCGCGACGGCTACCTCGTCATCGACGACCAGGGCCGCATCGTCGATACGAACCCCGCGGCGACCCGACTACTGCGCGATTCGTCCCTGGTCGGTGACCGAATCGACTCGGTCCTCCCGGCGGCGGCGGGGCTCCTCGCGGCTCTCCGCGACGGCGACACCGACGACGCCGACGACAGGACCGAACTCGTCATCGGCGACGACCACGACCGCCGATACGTCGACATGTCGGTCTCGCCACTCGGGACGGAGACCGGGAGTTCGCTGGTGGTCCTGCGCGATATCACCGACCGTCGAAGTACCGAGCGACGGTTCAAGACCCTCATCGAGAACTCCTCGGACCTCGTGACCGTGGTGAACGAAGACGGGGTCATCGAGTACCAGAGCCCGTCGACTGAACAGCTCCTCGGTTACGACCCCGAAGCGATGACGGGCGCGAACGCACTGACCTACGTCCATCCGGCGGACCGCGAGGAACTCGCGGCCGTCTTCGAGGCGGGCCTCAACGAGGACGAGTACACCGCCAGAACCGAGTACCGGGTGCGCCACACCGACGGCGAGTGGCGCACCTACGAGGCCCTCAGCCGGAACCTGCTGGACGACCCCGCGGTCGAGGGCGTCGTCATCAACTCCCGGGACATCACGGAGCGAAAGCGCCGGGAACGGGAACTCGCGGAGACGAACGAACGACTCGACCAGTTCGCCTCGGTCGTGAGCCACGACCTTCGCAACCCGCTCAACGTCGCCCAGGGCTACGTCGAACTGCTCGACGAACTCGTCGACGGTGAGGCCGACCAGTACGTCGACGAGGTGGCGGAGAGCCACGACCGGATGGAGCGCATCATCGACGACGTGCTCGCGCTGGCCCGCGACGGAACCGAGATCGCCGAGCGCCACCCGGTCGAACTAACGCACGTCGCTCGCGACGCCTGGAGCAACGTCGACACGGCGCAGGCGTCGCTGGTGACCCGGACCGACAGCACCGTTCCCGCAGACCGGAGTCTGCTGGTGCGAGTCTTCGAGAACCTGTTCCGCAATTCTATCGAACACAGTGACGAGGGGGACCTGACAGTCGTGGTGGAGGACCTTCCCGACGAGGCCGGCTTCGCCGTCGCCGACGACGGCCCCGGAATCGACGCTGCGGTCCGAGACGAGCTGTTCGAGCCGGGCGTGACGGGGTCACAGTCCGGGACCGGCCTCGGCCTGGCCATCGTCGAGCGCATCGTCGAGGCCCACGACTGGGAGATCCGTCTCGCGGATGCAGCGAACGGGAGTAACGCACGACCCGAGAGTACCGACGGTGGCATCGACGGAGATGTCGTCGATGTCGAACCGCGCCCTTCGGGAGCCCGGTTCGAAATTCTTACAGGAGACTGA